A stretch of Deltaproteobacteria bacterium DNA encodes these proteins:
- a CDS encoding efflux RND transporter permease subunit: MILKIIEFCAKNRALVLLFTAFLCLVGIHSLKTAPLDAIPDLSDTQVILYAKWEQSADRIEDQITYPVISALLGSPKVKAIRGISDFGSAFIYIIFEEGTDLYWARSRMVESLAKITPKLPSGASVELGPDASSVGWIFQYALIDKSGKNSLSDLRSFQDWNLRYSLQSVEGVAEVSTVGGFVRQYQVNIAPDKLQAYNISLAEVREALKKSNQEVGGRVLEMAGQEFMIRGRGYLKNIQDIENVAVKFDPASHTSILIKQLGVVELGPDLRRGVAELNGEGQVVGGIVTLRQGENALQVIDRLKQRLNELKDSLPAGVEIVTTYDRSDIILKSIDTLKSTLFHELLIVSLVILIFLWHIPSAMIPIVTIPISILLSFILLKEMHITSNIMSLSGIAISLGVLVDGAIVEVENAYKKLELWIAGGRKGDFHRVRLEALKEVGPSVFFSLLVIAIAFLPIFSLEDQEGRLFKPLAYSKNIVMAIAALLAITLDPALRMLFTRMEPFSLKIKWLPAFARKTITKTLNAVCVGTYYPEEKHPISKVLFKIYEPICRFSLKHSKKIIFVSFVLLFTTLYPLLHLGSEFMPPLYEGSILYMPTTLPGISVTEAANLLQKQDKLLMQFPEVESVFGKVGRAETATDPAPISMTETTIILKPQDQWRKRERFYSHWPQVFQTPFQHLWPDHIGAEELKDEMNLSLQFPGVTNAWTKPIRARIDMLATGLRSPVGIKVLGNNLEEIEKIELQIESLFKNNPQVSSISSERVKTNYIDFEFKREKLGQYDMSMEDASFMISQAIGGENISTIYLGAERYALNLRFNRDNRSSLPDLERLPVITPTGEQISLSELAELKIKKGPAMIRNENGHQAAYLQFDLKTEDLGGFVSQGKKLLREKFKIPAGYQVLWSGQYESMERVKERLLYVVPLTLVLIFLLLYFNTNSAVEAALVLLAVPFSAIGAIWLLYFLDYQLSVAVWVGIIALLGLDAETGVFMLLYLNMAYNDAKQNGKLNSKNELVEAIVHGAVKRVRPKMMTVLAAFLGLLPILYSTGIGADVMKRIAAPMVGGLFSSFLLELMVYPSIYLLWKENKS; this comes from the coding sequence ATGATCCTCAAAATAATTGAATTCTGCGCAAAAAACAGGGCCCTTGTTTTATTGTTCACGGCCTTCTTGTGCCTTGTCGGCATCCATTCACTCAAGACTGCACCTCTGGATGCCATTCCTGATCTGTCGGATACCCAGGTCATTCTTTACGCGAAATGGGAACAAAGCGCCGATCGCATTGAAGATCAGATCACCTACCCTGTGATCTCTGCCTTGCTGGGATCTCCCAAAGTAAAGGCCATCCGCGGAATCAGCGATTTTGGGTCGGCCTTTATTTATATTATTTTTGAAGAAGGAACTGATTTGTATTGGGCTCGATCTCGCATGGTCGAATCGTTGGCCAAGATCACTCCAAAACTTCCCAGCGGTGCCAGTGTTGAACTGGGGCCGGATGCCTCTTCGGTGGGATGGATCTTTCAATATGCCTTGATTGATAAAAGTGGGAAAAATTCTTTGTCGGATTTGCGAAGTTTTCAGGATTGGAATCTGCGCTACTCCTTGCAAAGCGTGGAAGGGGTCGCGGAAGTAAGCACGGTGGGCGGATTTGTGAGGCAGTATCAGGTGAATATTGCTCCGGATAAACTCCAGGCCTACAATATCAGTCTTGCTGAAGTTCGAGAGGCCCTCAAAAAAAGTAATCAGGAAGTGGGCGGAAGAGTTCTGGAAATGGCCGGCCAGGAATTCATGATACGCGGTCGGGGCTACCTGAAAAATATCCAGGACATCGAAAATGTCGCAGTAAAATTTGATCCCGCAAGCCATACCTCCATTTTAATTAAACAACTCGGAGTGGTTGAACTTGGTCCAGATTTAAGACGTGGCGTGGCCGAGTTGAATGGTGAAGGACAAGTGGTGGGGGGTATCGTTACCCTGCGACAAGGCGAGAATGCGCTTCAGGTGATTGACAGGCTGAAGCAGCGTTTGAATGAATTGAAAGACTCTCTCCCCGCAGGAGTTGAGATTGTAACCACTTACGACCGTTCGGATATTATTCTCAAATCGATCGATACCCTCAAATCCACACTCTTTCATGAACTGCTCATTGTCAGTTTGGTGATTCTGATTTTTCTTTGGCATATCCCTTCGGCGATGATTCCCATCGTGACGATTCCGATTTCTATTTTGCTCTCCTTTATTTTGCTGAAAGAAATGCACATCACCTCCAACATCATGTCCCTTTCGGGTATCGCCATTTCTCTGGGGGTTCTCGTGGATGGAGCCATTGTGGAAGTAGAGAACGCCTACAAAAAATTGGAACTCTGGATTGCAGGAGGACGAAAAGGAGATTTTCATCGGGTGAGACTTGAGGCTTTGAAAGAAGTGGGCCCTTCCGTCTTTTTTTCCCTATTAGTGATCGCCATTGCCTTCCTCCCCATCTTTAGTCTGGAAGATCAGGAAGGGCGACTTTTTAAACCGCTCGCTTATTCAAAAAACATCGTCATGGCGATTGCCGCCCTGCTTGCCATCACCCTGGACCCCGCCTTGCGCATGCTTTTTACACGGATGGAACCGTTTAGTCTAAAGATAAAATGGCTCCCCGCTTTTGCGAGGAAGACAATCACTAAAACCTTAAATGCAGTCTGCGTCGGCACTTATTATCCCGAAGAAAAACATCCCATCAGCAAGGTCTTATTTAAAATCTACGAACCTATTTGCCGCTTCAGCTTGAAGCATTCCAAAAAAATAATTTTCGTCTCTTTTGTTTTACTTTTTACCACGCTCTATCCCCTGCTTCACTTGGGATCAGAATTCATGCCTCCTCTCTATGAAGGATCCATCTTGTATATGCCGACGACCTTGCCTGGAATCTCCGTCACCGAGGCGGCCAATCTGCTGCAGAAGCAAGACAAACTCCTGATGCAATTTCCGGAAGTGGAAAGTGTCTTTGGAAAGGTAGGGCGCGCGGAGACAGCGACTGATCCCGCTCCAATTTCAATGACGGAAACCACCATTATTCTTAAACCCCAAGACCAATGGCGGAAAAGAGAAAGATTTTATTCTCATTGGCCACAAGTCTTTCAAACTCCCTTTCAACATCTTTGGCCCGACCACATCGGCGCTGAAGAGCTGAAGGATGAAATGAATTTGTCCCTGCAATTTCCGGGAGTCACCAATGCCTGGACCAAACCTATTCGTGCCCGCATCGATATGCTGGCCACAGGTTTGCGCTCTCCTGTAGGAATAAAAGTTTTGGGCAACAACTTGGAAGAAATCGAAAAAATAGAATTACAAATAGAAAGTTTGTTTAAAAATAATCCTCAAGTAAGTTCCATTTCCAGTGAGCGGGTCAAAACCAATTACATCGACTTCGAATTCAAGCGCGAAAAGCTGGGCCAATATGACATGAGCATGGAAGACGCAAGCTTCATGATCTCCCAAGCCATAGGCGGTGAAAACATCAGCACAATTTACTTAGGCGCTGAACGTTATGCCCTCAACCTGCGTTTCAATCGCGACAACAGAAGTTCTCTCCCCGATTTAGAACGCCTTCCCGTGATTACTCCCACAGGCGAACAAATTTCACTTTCGGAGCTTGCCGAATTAAAAATCAAAAAAGGTCCTGCGATGATACGCAATGAAAACGGTCATCAAGCGGCCTATCTGCAGTTTGATCTGAAGACAGAAGATTTGGGAGGCTTCGTTTCTCAGGGCAAAAAATTACTGCGTGAAAAATTCAAAATTCCTGCGGGCTATCAAGTATTGTGGAGTGGGCAATACGAAAGTATGGAACGGGTAAAAGAGCGACTCCTCTACGTGGTGCCTCTGACTCTCGTGCTCATTTTTCTTTTGCTCTATTTCAACACCAACTCTGCCGTTGAGGCAGCTCTTGTTTTGCTGGCCGTCCCCTTCTCTGCCATCGGCGCAATCTGGCTGCTTTATTTTCTGGATTACCAACTCTCTGTTGCCGTGTGGGTGGGCATTATCGCGCTTTTGGGTCTGGATGCGGAGACCGGCGTCTTCATGCTTTTGTATCTGAACATGGCTTATAACGATGCGAAGCAAAATGGAAAACTGAATTCCAAAAATGAGCTGGTCGAAGCCATCGTCCATGGCGCCGTCAAGCGCGTGCGCCCAAAAATGATGACGGTGCTGGCCGCCTTCCTGGGGCTTTTACCTATCCTCTATTCGACGGGGATTGGAGCCGATGTCATGAAGCGCATCGCAGCCCCGATGGTGGGAGGATTATTCTCTTCCTTTTTATTAGAGCTGATGGTTTATCCTTCTATTTATCTCCTTTGGAAGGAGAATAAATCTTAA
- a CDS encoding HlyD family efflux transporter periplasmic adaptor subunit — MKKIIHSTLILSLVSLISFSISSCSKKEKTEENSIQNDKPGHEHPQKIEYYTCSMHPQIHRDKPGTCPICGMSLVPVYQEEGGMNHTHSIQLNEDKIQKTGIKVAPVEKKKISLLLKAAGRISSNADLYLAEQEFLIAQRTNPSLAQATRNKLMLLGLNDQQIQELAQNPKSVAASLFPHSNAQSWVEAFFPQSDATYLKEGAAAQVIENGKPRAYAAKLISISPILDPNTKTIVTRLLLEDASPMLKGNQALQVQINYESQEMTVIPNSALVNNGEESFVFLALGEGRFEKQQVQVKLRGEKEVAVDGLETSQKVVSEGNFLLDSEVNLKS; from the coding sequence ATGAAAAAAATAATTCACTCAACACTGATTCTTTCTCTGGTAAGCCTCATCAGTTTCTCGATTTCTTCCTGTTCGAAAAAGGAGAAGACAGAAGAAAATTCGATACAAAACGATAAGCCGGGGCATGAGCATCCGCAAAAGATAGAGTACTATACCTGTTCCATGCATCCTCAAATTCACCGCGATAAACCTGGAACCTGCCCCATCTGCGGCATGTCTCTGGTGCCTGTTTATCAAGAAGAGGGAGGAATGAACCACACACACTCCATCCAACTGAACGAAGATAAAATCCAAAAAACAGGAATCAAAGTAGCCCCAGTAGAAAAGAAAAAAATAAGCCTGCTCTTAAAAGCCGCCGGGAGAATCAGTTCCAATGCGGACCTCTACCTGGCTGAACAGGAATTTCTAATCGCTCAAAGAACTAATCCGAGTTTAGCTCAAGCCACAAGAAACAAGCTTATGCTCCTAGGCTTGAATGACCAGCAAATCCAGGAACTCGCTCAAAATCCAAAGTCAGTCGCAGCAAGTCTTTTCCCCCATTCCAATGCTCAAAGCTGGGTAGAAGCCTTTTTTCCACAAAGTGACGCCACTTATTTAAAAGAAGGAGCGGCGGCTCAAGTGATAGAAAATGGCAAGCCTCGCGCTTATGCTGCCAAACTCATTTCCATCTCCCCTATTTTGGATCCCAACACCAAAACGATAGTGACTCGATTGTTGCTGGAAGACGCCTCTCCGATGCTGAAAGGCAATCAGGCGCTGCAAGTGCAAATCAATTATGAAAGCCAGGAAATGACGGTCATCCCCAACTCAGCCCTCGTGAACAACGGCGAAGAAAGTTTTGTCTTTTTAGCCTTGGGGGAAGGACGATTTGAAAAACAACAGGTGCAGGTTAAACTGCGCGGCGAAAAAGAAGTGGCGGTGGATGGCTTGGAGACTTCCCAAAAAGTGGTGAGTGAAGGAAATTTTCTTTTGGATTCGGAAGTGAATTTGAAGTCTTAG
- a CDS encoding TolC family protein, whose amino-acid sequence MAFCLAARFTWAEEKESLSLETLLSLALQENPQLKSIQAQGQAEGYRSKAESGLDDPEIGIRFYQVPLDSAPNKAMDIDYILRQKIPFPGKRNITKQMIQHETLHHLERLDSKQREIISKIKQNFFSLFATKKMQQTNLAMQQTLQSLNKNIENEISAGKMDSSNYFSTLANISQLKIEEETLRQRETELIANLRTLCADKIEDKISLPQKLEKPYWKVKVEELLEYAKTEHPELKLASHEIGKKELEIRAAKKSYAPDFSVQLEYIQHPQETTEGQKDAWTSEFMMSVPLWSKKNSSQVKKAQAELAAAQYDKINIQNEVNQKIRQSYSKFQSAQKTYEIVSKSLLSSLENALTLSQTAYSAGKASFSSVLENTQKKQEAQIQQWKAFEEWGLALANLEEASGITQEEWNEKTKPIKTKEPL is encoded by the coding sequence ATGGCTTTCTGTCTTGCGGCTCGATTTACCTGGGCCGAGGAAAAAGAAAGTCTCTCGCTTGAAACACTTCTCTCCCTCGCGCTTCAGGAAAACCCTCAGCTCAAAAGTATTCAAGCCCAAGGGCAGGCAGAAGGATATCGAAGCAAGGCCGAAAGCGGTTTAGACGACCCCGAAATCGGCATTCGATTTTATCAAGTTCCTTTGGATTCTGCTCCCAATAAGGCCATGGATATCGACTATATTCTGCGCCAAAAAATACCCTTTCCTGGCAAAAGAAATATTACGAAACAAATGATTCAACACGAGACTCTTCATCATCTGGAAAGATTAGACTCGAAACAACGTGAGATTATTTCAAAGATCAAACAAAACTTCTTTAGCCTCTTTGCCACCAAAAAGATGCAGCAGACTAATTTGGCTATGCAACAGACCCTGCAGAGTTTGAACAAAAATATTGAAAACGAAATTTCTGCGGGAAAAATGGACAGCTCAAACTATTTCTCTACCCTGGCCAATATCAGCCAACTTAAGATTGAAGAGGAAACACTCAGACAAAGAGAGACAGAACTTATTGCCAACCTGAGGACACTTTGCGCAGACAAAATAGAAGATAAAATATCTCTCCCTCAAAAACTTGAAAAACCTTATTGGAAAGTCAAAGTGGAAGAGCTGCTGGAATATGCCAAGACAGAACATCCCGAATTAAAATTGGCCTCTCATGAAATTGGCAAGAAAGAATTGGAAATTAGAGCTGCCAAAAAATCTTACGCCCCTGATTTTAGTGTGCAACTGGAATACATCCAGCACCCACAAGAGACAACAGAGGGCCAAAAAGATGCCTGGACCAGTGAATTCATGATGAGTGTGCCTTTGTGGTCCAAAAAGAACAGCAGCCAGGTAAAAAAGGCCCAGGCAGAACTGGCCGCTGCCCAATATGATAAAATTAATATTCAAAACGAGGTGAATCAAAAAATAAGACAAAGCTACAGTAAATTTCAAAGTGCACAAAAGACTTACGAAATTGTCTCCAAGTCTCTATTAAGCTCATTAGAAAATGCCCTGACTCTTTCTCAGACCGCTTACAGTGCTGGAAAGGCAAGCTTCTCGAGTGTATTGGAAAATACACAAAAAAAGCAGGAAGCTCAGATCCAGCAATGGAAGGCCTTTGAGGAATGGGGATTGGCACTTGCAAATCTGGAAGAAGCCAGCGGTATCACTCAAGAAGAATGGAATGAAAAAACAAAACCAATAAAAACAAAGGAGCCTTTATGA
- a CDS encoding HlyC/CorC family transporter, translating into MDIPLSPGGFSSFHLFLAVLCIFFNAFFVASEFAMVKIRSTRLETLYSQGNIFARWATPVVENLNEYLSATQLGITLASLGLGWLGEPAFAILLEPLFSFLPISQNTLHTISFACAFTLISFLHLVVGELVPKQMAIQMAEKILLITAPLLRAFYVLFYPALKLLNFFTKLIMKALGFNLEYEEACHDEEEIRLIVENSYEDGSLSQRKASLLENVFEFSHSTVKHIMVPKQDIVFLSIYSSSKENLDIAKESGHTRFPLCDKDLEQVLGLVNVKDIIWHLEDEHNLINIFDLKRPILFVPEGKPIDQLLREFQTKKIHMAMVIDEFGMTVGLVTLEDVLEVIVGEIQDEFDQEAPKILKISEDEYRIDGTTPIPEVSQALNIILHDENNVSIAGYIINCLGRLAKEGDQLELQGFSVRVEEVKRRRILKLHFSKIQSEENASPGTEEEIEKQVRNPV; encoded by the coding sequence ATGGACATTCCCTTATCGCCGGGAGGTTTTTCTTCCTTTCATCTGTTTTTAGCCGTTTTATGTATTTTCTTTAATGCTTTCTTTGTGGCTTCTGAGTTTGCGATGGTGAAAATCCGAAGCACCCGCTTGGAGACTTTGTATTCTCAAGGAAATATTTTTGCCCGCTGGGCAACTCCTGTGGTTGAGAACCTCAATGAGTATCTTTCGGCAACGCAATTAGGAATTACCCTAGCCAGCCTGGGCTTAGGCTGGCTAGGAGAGCCTGCTTTTGCAATTCTTCTAGAACCTTTATTTTCTTTTCTACCTATTTCTCAAAATACACTTCATACTATTTCTTTTGCTTGTGCATTTACGCTTATTAGCTTTCTCCATTTGGTGGTAGGAGAACTTGTTCCCAAACAAATGGCCATACAGATGGCCGAAAAGATTTTGCTGATAACGGCCCCTTTGTTGCGTGCATTCTATGTCCTTTTTTATCCTGCCTTAAAGCTTCTTAATTTTTTTACTAAACTGATTATGAAGGCCTTGGGCTTTAATTTGGAATACGAAGAAGCCTGCCATGATGAAGAAGAAATAAGACTAATTGTGGAAAACTCCTACGAAGATGGTTCTCTTTCTCAGCGAAAAGCTTCTTTGTTGGAAAATGTGTTTGAATTTTCGCATTCTACCGTGAAGCACATTATGGTGCCCAAACAGGATATCGTTTTTCTTTCGATTTATTCTTCTAGTAAGGAAAATCTGGATATTGCCAAGGAGTCTGGACACACGCGTTTTCCTCTTTGTGACAAGGACTTGGAACAAGTGTTGGGTTTGGTGAATGTAAAGGATATTATTTGGCATCTTGAAGATGAGCATAACCTGATTAATATTTTTGATCTTAAAAGGCCTATTCTTTTTGTCCCGGAGGGTAAACCTATCGACCAGCTGCTTCGAGAGTTCCAAACCAAAAAAATCCACATGGCTATGGTGATTGATGAATTTGGAATGACTGTAGGCTTGGTGACCTTGGAAGATGTCTTGGAGGTTATCGTAGGTGAAATTCAAGATGAGTTTGATCAGGAAGCCCCAAAAATTTTAAAAATCTCAGAAGATGAATATCGTATTGATGGCACTACGCCTATCCCGGAAGTCTCCCAGGCGTTGAATATTATACTTCATGATGAAAATAATGTTTCCATTGCAGGGTACATCATTAATTGTTTGGGTAGACTTGCTAAAGAAGGCGATCAATTGGAGTTACAAGGTTTTTCAGTTCGGGTGGAAGAGGTAAAAAGGCGCAGAATCCTTAAGCTGCATTTTTCCAAAATACAGTCAGAGGAGAATGCTTCTCCTGGAACAGAGGAAGAAATTGAAAAACAGGTCAGGAATCCCGTCTAA